The DNA sequence CTGGATGTAAGTCGAGTCGGACTGCCATATATAAGTCGCCGCCTGCGGCACCTCGATGGCCTGCCATTGCTCGTCACCGGCAAACACGGCGGCGTACTCCTTGTGGAACATGCTGGTGTTCACCTGGGCCACGGCATTGGCCACTTCCTGGCTGCTGGGCCAGATGTCCCGCAAGTACACCGGGTTGCCGTCGCGGTCGTTGCCCAGCGGCTCGCTGCTGATGTCGATGCGCACCGTGCCGGCCAGGGCATAGGCGACCACCAGGGGCGGCGAAGCCAGCCAGTTGGTCTTCACCAGTGGATGGACCCGGCCTTCGAAGTTGCGGTTGCCCGACAAGACGGAGGCTACGGTCAGGTCGGCTTTCTGGATGGCTTTTTCGATCGGCTCCGGCAGCGGTCCGGAGTTACCGATGCACGTCGTGCAACCGTAGCCCACCAAGTCGAAACCGAGTTTGTCCAAGTACTCGGTCAGGCCGGCGGCCTTGTAGTAATCGGTGACCACCTTGGAGCCCGGCGCCAGGGAGCTCTTGACCCACGGCTTGCGAGTCAGGCCTTTTTCCACGGCTTTTTTGGCCAATAGTCCGGCGGCCATCATCACGCTGGGATTGGAGGTGTTGGTGCACGAGGTGATGGCGGCGATCACCACCGCGCCGTTTTTCAGGCGATGGGTGTGGCCTTCGAATTCGTACTCGGTTTCCCCCACCTGATCGGCATTACCCACCGCGACGCCACCGCCACCTTCGCTTTCCAGGCGACCTTCTTCTTTGCTGGTGGGTTTGACTTGCAGCCCCAGGAAGTCACTGAAGGCCTGGCCAACGTTGGGCAGCGAAACCCGGTCCTGGGGGCGTTTCGGCCCGGCAAGGCTGGCTTCGACACTGCCCATGTCCAGCTCCAGGGTATCGGTGAACACCGGTTCCTGGCCGGGCAAGCGCCACAGGCCCTGGGCTTTGCAATAGGCTTCCACCAGCTTCACGGTTTCCGCCGGGCGTCCGGACAGACGCAAGTAGTCCAGGGTCACGTCGTCCACCGGGAAGAAGCCGCAGGTGGCGCCGTACTCCGGAGCCATATTGGCGATGGTGGCGCGGTCGGCCAGGGGCAGGTCGGCAAGGCCGTCGCCATAGAACTCGACGAATTTGCCCACCACGCCTTTTTTTCGCAGCATTTGCGTGACCGTCAGCACCAGGTCGGTGGCCGTGATGCCTTCGCGCAGTTTGCCGATGAGCTTGAAGCCGATGACTTCGGGAATCAGCATCGACACCGGCTGGCCGAGCATTGCCGCCTCTGCCTCGATCCCGCCGACACCCCAGCCCAGCACGCCGAGCCCGTTGATCATGGTGGTGTGGGAGTCGGTGCCCACCAGCGTGTCGGGGAACGCGTAGGTGCGGCCGTCCTCTTCGCGGGTCCACACGGTGCGGCCCAGGTATTCGAGGTTGACCTGGTGGCAGATGCCGGTGCCCGGCGGTACCACGCTGAAGTTGTCAAAGGCGCTCTGGCCCCAGCGCAGGAAGGCGTAGCGTTCGCCGTTGCGCTGCATTTCGATGTCGACGTTCTGCTCGAACGCCTGGCTGCTGGCGAATTTGTCCACCATCACCGAATGGTCGATGACCAGGTCCACGGGCGACAGCGGGTTGATCCGTTGGGGATCGCCGCCGGCCTTTTCCACGGCGGCGCGCATGGCGGCCAAGTCGACCACGGCGGGGACACCGGTGAAGTCCTGCATCAACACCCGTGCCGGGCGGTATTGAATCTCGCGGTCGGAACGACGGTCCTTCAGCCAACCGGCCAGGGCCTTGAGGTCGGTGCCGGTAACGGTTTTTTCATCTTCCCAGCGCAGCAGGTTTTCCAGCAGCACTTTCAGGGACATGGGCAGCTTGTCCAGGTCTCCCAGGCTTCGGGCGGCTTCCGGCAGGCTGAAATAGTGGTAGGTCCTGGCGTCGATTTGCAGCGTTTTAAGGGTTCTCAGGCTATCGAGAGACGGCATTGAAATAACTCCTTTGAGTCCGCACGGCTACGGACTGACGGGACGGGCAGAGCCTTTAACCTAGCCCTGTTTTAAGCGTATGACTAATCACTGGACTCTATGGGCAGGTCCGGGGTTCCGAACTCCGCTATCATGCGGCGGTTTTCGTGACAGGCTTTGCTACGGAGTTTCAATGAACACGCTTTTTATGCACTGTCGGCCGGGCTTCGAAGGCGAGGTCTGTTCCGAGATCGCCGAGCACGCCGCGCGGCTCAACGTGGCCGGCTACGCCAAGGCCAAATCGGCCAGTGCCTGCGCCGAATTTGTCTGCACCGAAGACGACGGCGCCGAACGGTTGATGCGCGGCCAGCGTTTCGCCGAGTTGATTTTTCCGCGCCAGTGGGCCCGCGGTACCTTCATTGATTTGCCGGAAACCGACCGCATCAGTGTCATTTTGGCCCACATGGCCGATTTCCCGACCTGCGGCAGCCTGTGGCTGGAAGTCGTGGACACCAACGACGGCAAGGAGCTGTCGAACTTCTGCAAAAAGTTCGAAGGGCCGCTGCGCAAAGCGCTGAGCGCTGCCGGCAAGCTGCTGGACGACCCACGCAAGCCGCGTCTGCTGCTGACGTTCAAGAGTGGCCGCGAAGTGTTCCTGGGCCTGGCAGACCCTGATAATTCGGCGATGTGGCCGATGGGCATTCCTCGCCTGAAATTCCCCCGGGAGGCGCCGAGCCGCTCCACCCTCAAACTCGAGGAAGCCTGGCACCATTTCATCCCGCGGGACCAATGGGACGAGCGCCTGCACGGTGACATGACTGGCGTGGACCTCGGCGCGGCACCCGGTGGCTGGACCTGGCAACTGGTGAACCGTGGGATGCTGGTGACCGCCATCGACAACGGTCCGATGGCTGAAAGCCTGATGGACACCGGCCTGGTGCAGCACCTGATGGCGGACGGCTTTACCTTCAAGCCGAAACAACCGGTGGACTGGATGGTCTGCGACATCGTCGAGAAGCCGGCGCGTAACGCGGCGATGCTGGAAGAGTGGATCGGCGAGGGCCATTGTCGCGAAGCGGTGGTCAATCTCAAGCTGCCGATGAAGCAACGGTACGCCGAGGTCAAGCGCCTGCTCGAACGCATTGCCGACGGTTTCAAGGCCCGGGGCATCAAGGTCGAGATCGGTTGCAAGCAGCTGTACCACGACCGTGAGGAAGTGACCTGCCATTTGCGGCGGTTGGACACGAAGAAGCCGAAGTCCCGTTGATGCTGCCTTGGGCAGTTTTGTGGCGAGGGAGCTTGCTCCCGCTGGGTTGCGAAGCAACCCCGATCCAAAGAGCGACGACTGCTGCGCAGCCGAGCGGGAGCAAGCTCCCTCGCCACAGGTATGGATACAGGTCTGTTAAGGGCGCCGACATTGCGCGACAATGCCGGCCAGTTTCAGGAGTAGAACATGAGTGAAATGAACGACACGCCGGTCGACGGCACGCTGGATGCCACCGGCCTCAATTGCCCGGAGCCGGTGATGATGCTGCACCAGCATATCCGTGACCTGGCTCCCGGTGGCCTGCTGAAAGTCATCGCCACCGACCCCTCGACCCGCCGCGACATCCCCAAGTTTTGCGTGTTCCTGGACCACGAACTGGTGGCCCAGCAGGAAGAGGCGGGCACCTACCTCTACTGGATCCGCAAGAAGCTCGCTTAACCCGTCGAGCGGCTGATGCGGATCTGCTTGCGCGCGCTGCGGGCCAGGCGAATCGACAGCATCAGCGCCGCGCAGCTCAGGCCCACGATCAAGCCTTGCCACAACCCGCTCGGGCCGCTGGCCGCGCCGAGCCAATCGGTCAGACCCAGGGCATAACCCACTGGCAGGCCGATGCCCCAATACGCGAACAGCGTCAGGATCATCGTCACCCGGGTGTCCTGATAGCCGCGCAACGCGCCCGCCGCCGTGACCTGGATCGCATCGGAAAACTGAAACAGCGCCGCATAGACGATCAGCATCGACGCCACCTCGATCACCACCGGATCGGCGGTATAGATCGCCGCGATGGGCCCGCGCAGTGCGAACATCAGGCTCGCCGACAGGCAGGCGTAGGCCAACGCCGTGCCCATGCCCACACCCGCGGCGAAACGCGCTTCACGGGGCTGAGCGCGCCCCAGGGCCTGGCCGACCCGCACCGTCACGGCCATGCCCAGGGAGTAGGGGATCATGAACACCAGGGAACTGAAGTTCAGCGCGATCTGGTGCCCGGCAACCACGGTGGCGCCGAGGCTGCCGATCAGCAGGGCAATCACTGCGAAAATACTCGACTCGGCAAACACCGCGATGCCAATCGGCAGGCCGATGCCCAGCAGGCGCTTGATGACCGCCCACTGCGGCCAGTCGAAACGCCTGAACAACCGGCTCGATTGATAGGCCGGTGCCCAGCGGGCCCAACCCGCCATGCCCAGGGCCATGACCCACATCACGATGGCCGTGGCCCAGCCGCAACCGACGCCGCCCATGGCCGGCACGCCGAGGTGGCCGTAGATGAAGATGTA is a window from the Pseudomonas brassicacearum genome containing:
- the acnA gene encoding aconitate hydratase AcnA: MPSLDSLRTLKTLQIDARTYHYFSLPEAARSLGDLDKLPMSLKVLLENLLRWEDEKTVTGTDLKALAGWLKDRRSDREIQYRPARVLMQDFTGVPAVVDLAAMRAAVEKAGGDPQRINPLSPVDLVIDHSVMVDKFASSQAFEQNVDIEMQRNGERYAFLRWGQSAFDNFSVVPPGTGICHQVNLEYLGRTVWTREEDGRTYAFPDTLVGTDSHTTMINGLGVLGWGVGGIEAEAAMLGQPVSMLIPEVIGFKLIGKLREGITATDLVLTVTQMLRKKGVVGKFVEFYGDGLADLPLADRATIANMAPEYGATCGFFPVDDVTLDYLRLSGRPAETVKLVEAYCKAQGLWRLPGQEPVFTDTLELDMGSVEASLAGPKRPQDRVSLPNVGQAFSDFLGLQVKPTSKEEGRLESEGGGGVAVGNADQVGETEYEFEGHTHRLKNGAVVIAAITSCTNTSNPSVMMAAGLLAKKAVEKGLTRKPWVKSSLAPGSKVVTDYYKAAGLTEYLDKLGFDLVGYGCTTCIGNSGPLPEPIEKAIQKADLTVASVLSGNRNFEGRVHPLVKTNWLASPPLVVAYALAGTVRIDISSEPLGNDRDGNPVYLRDIWPSSQEVANAVAQVNTSMFHKEYAAVFAGDEQWQAIEVPQAATYIWQSDSTYIQHPPFFDDIAGPPPAVTNVKGARVLALLGDSVTTDHISPAGNIKTDSPAGRYLREQGVEPRDFNSYGSRRGNHQVMMRGTFANIRIRNEMLGGEEGGNTLYIPSGEKMPIYDAAMLYQAAGTPLVVIAGQEYGTGSSRDWAAKGTNLLGVKAVIAESFERIHRSNLVGMGVLPLQFKLDQNRKSLNLTGKETLDILGLDNVELTPRMNLPLVITREDGRQERIEVLCRIDTLNEVEYFKAGGILHYVLRQLIAA
- the rlmM gene encoding 23S rRNA (cytidine(2498)-2'-O)-methyltransferase RlmM yields the protein MNTLFMHCRPGFEGEVCSEIAEHAARLNVAGYAKAKSASACAEFVCTEDDGAERLMRGQRFAELIFPRQWARGTFIDLPETDRISVILAHMADFPTCGSLWLEVVDTNDGKELSNFCKKFEGPLRKALSAAGKLLDDPRKPRLLLTFKSGREVFLGLADPDNSAMWPMGIPRLKFPREAPSRSTLKLEEAWHHFIPRDQWDERLHGDMTGVDLGAAPGGWTWQLVNRGMLVTAIDNGPMAESLMDTGLVQHLMADGFTFKPKQPVDWMVCDIVEKPARNAAMLEEWIGEGHCREAVVNLKLPMKQRYAEVKRLLERIADGFKARGIKVEIGCKQLYHDREEVTCHLRRLDTKKPKSR
- the tusA gene encoding sulfurtransferase TusA — its product is MSEMNDTPVDGTLDATGLNCPEPVMMLHQHIRDLAPGGLLKVIATDPSTRRDIPKFCVFLDHELVAQQEEAGTYLYWIRKKLA
- a CDS encoding MATE family efflux transporter, with translation MNPVIDTPTPLSRPARVRLELRTLLALALPIMVAQLATTAMGFVDAVMAGRVGPRDLAAVALGNSIWVPVFLLMTGTLLATTPKVAQRFGAGTFDQIGPLVRQALWLALVVGLIATLALFSAEPILHIMKVDPELIGPCMEYLRGIGTGLPAVALYHVLRCFSDGLGRTRPAMVLGLCGLALNIPLNYIFIYGHLGVPAMGGVGCGWATAIVMWVMALGMAGWARWAPAYQSSRLFRRFDWPQWAVIKRLLGIGLPIGIAVFAESSIFAVIALLIGSLGATVVAGHQIALNFSSLVFMIPYSLGMAVTVRVGQALGRAQPREARFAAGVGMGTALAYACLSASLMFALRGPIAAIYTADPVVIEVASMLIVYAALFQFSDAIQVTAAGALRGYQDTRVTMILTLFAYWGIGLPVGYALGLTDWLGAASGPSGLWQGLIVGLSCAALMLSIRLARSARKQIRISRSTG